A region from the Kribbella shirazensis genome encodes:
- a CDS encoding type II toxin-antitoxin system PemK/MazF family toxin, with the protein MADHVVERPEYAGDFEGTVQVEYTPHPDDGVADPGEIVWTWVPFEEDHSRGKDRPVLVVGWDEPYLLALILTSKDHDRDAADEARWGRVWLDIGSGAWDRDNRPSEVRLDRVLRIDPHQVRREGAVIDEAMFHQVAAGLHNLHPR; encoded by the coding sequence ATGGCGGATCACGTGGTCGAGCGGCCGGAGTACGCGGGGGACTTCGAGGGCACGGTGCAGGTGGAGTACACGCCGCATCCGGACGACGGGGTCGCGGATCCCGGTGAGATCGTCTGGACCTGGGTGCCGTTCGAGGAGGACCACAGCCGGGGCAAGGACCGCCCGGTGCTGGTCGTCGGCTGGGACGAGCCGTACCTCCTGGCGCTGATCCTGACCAGCAAGGACCACGACCGCGACGCCGCCGACGAGGCCCGCTGGGGCCGCGTCTGGCTGGACATCGGCAGCGGCGCCTGGGACCGGGACAACCGGCCCAGCGAGGTCCGCCTGGACCGCGTCCTCCGGATCGACCCGCACCAGGTCCGCCGCGAAGGCGCCGTCATCGACGAGGCCATGTTCCACCAGGTCGCAGCCGGCCTCCACAACCTGCACCCTCGCTGA
- the dapD gene encoding 2,3,4,5-tetrahydropyridine-2,6-dicarboxylate N-succinyltransferase: MTENATHAWGFGLATVTTAGDVLDVWFPAPALGSRPDDAKAPAELVAAEGNDDLRQVRRQVVATEIALQDAPSGTADAYLRLHLLSHRLVRPHGVNLDGIFGALPNNAWTSLGPVPVDDIENVRLRARAAGQHLSVTSVDKFPRMTDYVVPSGVRIGDADRVRLGAHLAAGTTVMHEGFVNFNAGTLGTSMVEGRIVAGVVVDDGSDIGAGASIMGTLSGGGKQVVSIGKRCLLGANGGTGISLGDDCVVEAGLYVTAGTKVTLPDGSVVKARELSGQPGLLFIRNSVTGAVEARPRKGEGITLNEALHANA; the protein is encoded by the coding sequence ATGACGGAGAACGCCACGCACGCCTGGGGCTTCGGCCTCGCCACCGTTACGACCGCCGGCGACGTCCTGGACGTCTGGTTCCCGGCGCCCGCGCTCGGGTCCCGGCCGGACGACGCCAAGGCACCGGCCGAGCTGGTCGCCGCCGAGGGGAACGACGACCTCCGGCAGGTACGGCGTCAGGTCGTGGCGACCGAGATCGCGCTGCAGGACGCGCCGAGCGGTACGGCGGACGCCTACCTCCGGCTGCACCTGCTGAGCCACCGCCTCGTCCGCCCGCACGGCGTGAACCTGGACGGCATCTTCGGCGCCCTCCCGAACAACGCGTGGACCTCGCTCGGCCCGGTCCCGGTCGACGACATCGAGAACGTCCGGCTGCGGGCCCGCGCCGCGGGACAGCACCTGAGCGTCACCAGCGTGGACAAGTTCCCCCGGATGACGGACTACGTCGTACCGTCCGGGGTCCGGATCGGCGACGCGGACCGCGTCCGGCTCGGCGCGCACCTCGCGGCCGGGACCACGGTCATGCACGAGGGCTTCGTGAACTTCAACGCCGGCACCCTCGGGACGTCGATGGTCGAGGGCCGGATCGTCGCCGGGGTCGTGGTCGACGACGGCAGCGACATCGGCGCCGGCGCGTCGATCATGGGCACGCTGTCCGGCGGCGGCAAGCAGGTCGTCTCGATCGGCAAGCGCTGCCTGCTCGGCGCGAACGGCGGCACCGGCATCTCGCTCGGTGACGACTGCGTGGTCGAGGCGGGCCTGTACGTGACCGCCGGCACCAAGGTCACCCTCCCGGACGGCAGCGTCGTGAAGGCACGCGAGCTGTCCGGGCAGCCCGGTCTGCTGTTCATCCGGAACTCGGTCACCGGCGCCGTCGAGGCTCGTCCGCGCAAGGGCGAGGGCATCACGCTCAACGAGGCCCTGCACGCGAACGCCTGA
- the fdxA gene encoding ferredoxin, producing MTYVIAQPCVDLKDLACVEECPVDCIYEGNRMLYIHPDECVDCGACEPVCPVEAIYYEDDTPEQWKDYYTANVDFFNDLGSPGGASKLGKIDKDHPFIAALPPQEHDE from the coding sequence GTGACCTACGTCATCGCGCAGCCGTGTGTTGACCTGAAGGACCTCGCGTGCGTCGAGGAGTGCCCCGTCGACTGCATCTACGAGGGCAACCGGATGCTCTACATCCACCCCGACGAGTGCGTCGACTGCGGAGCGTGCGAGCCGGTCTGCCCGGTGGAGGCGATCTACTACGAGGACGACACGCCGGAGCAGTGGAAGGACTACTACACCGCGAACGTCGACTTCTTCAACGACCTCGGCTCGCCGGGCGGCGCGTCCAAGCTCGGCAAGATCGACAAGGATCACCCGTTCATCGCGGCACTGCCGCCGCAGGAACACGACGAATAG
- a CDS encoding flavin reductase, protein MSASEPGGSVAPAEFRAALGRFASGITIMSTLQDGVAHAMTANAFTSVSLDPPLVLVCVDKGVRMHAAVLDCGYWAVSVLAGAQRPIADRFARSGRDLYSQFDGIGTTAGPKTGCPTVDGALSWLECRTWATYDGGDHTIVVGEVLSLGTGAADDPGALIYYSSHYRELPGD, encoded by the coding sequence GTGTCCGCGTCGGAGCCCGGTGGGAGTGTCGCGCCCGCGGAGTTCCGTGCGGCGCTCGGCCGGTTCGCGTCCGGCATCACGATCATGAGCACGCTCCAGGACGGCGTCGCCCACGCGATGACCGCGAATGCGTTCACCTCGGTCTCGCTCGATCCGCCGCTGGTCCTGGTCTGCGTCGACAAGGGCGTCCGGATGCATGCCGCCGTACTGGACTGCGGGTACTGGGCGGTGTCTGTGCTGGCCGGGGCGCAACGGCCGATCGCGGACCGGTTCGCGCGGTCCGGGCGGGATCTGTACAGCCAGTTCGACGGCATCGGTACGACGGCCGGCCCGAAGACCGGGTGTCCTACCGTCGACGGCGCGCTGTCGTGGCTCGAGTGCCGGACCTGGGCGACGTACGACGGCGGCGACCACACGATCGTGGTGGGCGAGGTGCTGAGCCTCGGAACGGGCGCGGCCGACGACCCGGGCGCACTGATCTACTACTCCAGTCACTACCGGGAACTGCCCGGCGACTGA
- a CDS encoding phosphotransferase: MLPAWIPGDVVLEATGAPGLDAVHGELLRQWGSSEVWRLSYGLRSVIVKRGTDTQSGEDAAYERYVVPLELPAPRLLSGAGGVLVLEDVGRVTLEQEPTAEGFLAAAELLAGIGDRAVSGPSGFPPERVKELAGRIGRISFDLSPLIEALAALHREEPLRVVHGDFVPKNLVTDGTRWTVVDWPLVYVAPYLSDLYTLVRDAVALGHDRGPIVGRYVEAAGADPSVVDRQVLVGGACFCLLALTFVIEEGTRTIPGSGEWVEPLLAELADVVGELS, from the coding sequence ATGCTTCCTGCGTGGATTCCTGGGGACGTGGTGCTGGAGGCGACCGGCGCGCCGGGGCTGGACGCGGTGCACGGGGAGTTGCTGCGGCAGTGGGGTTCGTCGGAGGTGTGGCGACTGTCGTACGGGCTGCGGAGCGTGATCGTGAAGCGCGGGACGGACACGCAGTCCGGCGAGGACGCGGCGTACGAGCGGTACGTCGTACCGCTGGAGCTGCCCGCGCCGCGGTTGCTGTCCGGCGCCGGCGGCGTACTCGTGCTGGAGGACGTCGGACGGGTGACGCTGGAGCAGGAGCCGACCGCGGAAGGCTTCCTCGCCGCGGCGGAGCTGCTCGCCGGGATCGGGGACCGGGCGGTGTCCGGGCCGAGCGGCTTCCCGCCCGAGCGGGTCAAGGAGCTCGCCGGGCGGATCGGACGGATCTCGTTCGACCTCTCGCCGCTGATCGAGGCGCTCGCCGCGCTGCACCGGGAGGAGCCGCTGCGGGTCGTGCACGGTGACTTCGTCCCGAAGAACCTCGTCACCGACGGCACCCGGTGGACCGTGGTCGACTGGCCGCTCGTGTACGTCGCGCCGTACCTGAGCGACCTCTACACCCTGGTCCGCGATGCCGTTGCCCTCGGCCACGACCGCGGCCCGATCGTGGGGCGGTACGTCGAGGCCGCCGGGGCGGATCCGTCCGTGGTCGACCGGCAGGTGCTGGTCGGTGGGGCGTGTTTCTGCCTGCTCGCGTTGACGTTCGTGATCGAGGAGGGGACGCGGACCATCCCCGGATCCGGCGAGTGGGTCGAGCCGCTGCTGGCCGAACTGGCGGACGTGGTCGGGGAGCTGTCGTGA
- a CDS encoding VanW family protein, with the protein MGRKQLAGIIAAAGLGVIVVGYGAAFAFAGDKIPADTTVLGIPLGGLSTDDAKAKLTAGLEDRANAPIVLQAGGSKFQVVPAEAGLSVDVGKTVDQAGAGRSLAPGRIWRALTGGEAVEPVITQDDAKLKAAVGKLAGQVNRKATEGTITFKGTKPVKHDPAEGLELDTAKAPAAVRAAYPSDGKPKELPVGVTKPQAGSDAIEKAMTDFAEPAMSGPVRLSVGSKSVDLEPSELAPALSLSVQEGKVIPALNTKALEPLFQERFKALETLPKDASVQIVGAGPKVVPAVDGLVVDRTKIGAAILSVLPKPTGERRAAVPLTPTKAKFTTAQATALGITQNIGDFTTQFPHAPYRNTNIGTAARKINGTLLKPGEEFSLNNVVGERTKENGFAEGYIISGGKFEKDFGGGVSQSATTTFNAAFFAGLKIVAHKAHSVYISRYPVGREATVAWPSVDLKFLNDSGHGLLVQTIFKASTPGSSGSIRVIIWGTKFAEVTAGQSAKSNFRQPKVVYNTAAKCEPQAPTPGFDITVYRYFAKNGVRQKTESFTTKYNAADDIRCGPKPGTTPTPPPGGATTPPGRKPSGVTTTTRPAS; encoded by the coding sequence GTGGGGAGAAAGCAGCTCGCGGGGATCATCGCCGCGGCAGGACTCGGTGTGATCGTCGTCGGGTACGGCGCCGCCTTCGCGTTCGCCGGTGACAAGATTCCCGCTGACACGACCGTGCTGGGGATTCCGCTCGGCGGCCTTTCCACCGACGACGCCAAGGCCAAGCTGACGGCCGGTCTCGAGGACCGGGCGAACGCGCCGATCGTGCTCCAGGCGGGCGGGTCGAAGTTCCAGGTGGTGCCGGCCGAGGCCGGGCTGTCGGTGGACGTCGGCAAGACCGTCGACCAGGCCGGCGCGGGCCGCAGCCTGGCCCCGGGCCGGATCTGGCGCGCGCTCACCGGCGGCGAAGCGGTCGAACCGGTGATCACCCAGGACGACGCGAAGCTGAAGGCCGCCGTCGGGAAGCTGGCCGGCCAGGTGAACCGCAAGGCCACCGAGGGCACGATCACGTTCAAGGGCACCAAGCCGGTCAAGCACGACCCGGCCGAGGGGCTCGAGCTGGACACCGCGAAGGCGCCGGCGGCCGTGCGCGCGGCGTACCCCTCCGACGGGAAGCCGAAGGAACTGCCGGTCGGCGTGACCAAGCCGCAGGCCGGGTCGGACGCGATCGAGAAGGCGATGACGGACTTCGCCGAGCCCGCGATGTCCGGGCCGGTCCGGCTGAGCGTCGGGTCCAAGTCGGTCGATCTGGAGCCGTCCGAGCTCGCCCCGGCGCTGTCGCTGAGCGTCCAGGAGGGCAAGGTCATCCCGGCGCTGAACACCAAGGCCCTGGAGCCGTTGTTCCAGGAGCGGTTCAAGGCCCTGGAGACCCTGCCGAAGGACGCCTCGGTGCAGATCGTCGGCGCCGGCCCGAAGGTCGTCCCGGCCGTCGACGGCCTGGTCGTCGACCGCACGAAGATCGGGGCGGCGATCCTGTCGGTGCTGCCGAAGCCGACCGGCGAGCGGCGGGCCGCCGTACCGCTGACGCCGACCAAGGCGAAGTTCACCACCGCGCAGGCGACGGCGCTCGGGATCACCCAGAACATCGGTGACTTCACCACCCAGTTCCCGCACGCGCCGTACCGCAACACGAACATCGGGACCGCCGCGCGGAAGATCAACGGGACGCTGCTGAAGCCGGGCGAGGAGTTCAGCCTGAACAACGTCGTCGGCGAGCGGACCAAGGAGAACGGGTTCGCCGAGGGCTACATCATCAGCGGCGGGAAGTTCGAGAAGGACTTCGGCGGCGGGGTCTCGCAGTCGGCGACCACCACCTTCAACGCGGCGTTCTTCGCGGGACTGAAGATCGTCGCGCACAAGGCGCACAGCGTCTACATCTCGCGCTACCCGGTCGGCCGCGAGGCGACCGTGGCCTGGCCGTCGGTGGACCTGAAGTTCCTCAACGACTCCGGGCACGGGCTGCTGGTGCAGACGATCTTCAAGGCGTCGACGCCGGGCAGCTCGGGCAGCATCCGGGTGATCATCTGGGGCACGAAGTTCGCCGAGGTCACCGCCGGGCAGTCGGCGAAGTCGAACTTCCGGCAGCCGAAGGTGGTCTACAACACCGCCGCGAAGTGCGAGCCGCAGGCGCCGACCCCGGGCTTCGACATCACCGTCTACCGGTACTTCGCGAAGAACGGCGTACGGCAGAAGACCGAGTCGTTCACGACCAAGTACAACGCGGCCGACGACATCCGCTGCGGCCCGAAGCCCGGCACCACCCCCACGCCGCCACCGGGCGGCGCCACGACGCCACCGGGCCGCAAACCCTCCGGCGTTACGACAACCACCCGTCCCGCCAGCTGA
- the mshB gene encoding N-acetyl-1-D-myo-inositol-2-amino-2-deoxy-alpha-D-glucopyranoside deacetylase has translation MVELAERRLLLVHAHPDDETINNGVTMARYVAEGAHVTLITCTLGEEGEVLVPELAHLASDQDDGLGEHRIGELANAMAELGVTDHRFLGGPGKYRDTGMIYNDEGNADVPPQTRKDSFWQADLVAAANDLVPVIRELRPQVLVTYDEWGNYGHPDHIKAHRVAMYGAALAAARSYREDLGPAWDIPKIYWTAMAESRMREQLRALRDAGDTTTFEGMDPDGPMPPMITPDRLIDCVIEGEEFIDRKMNAMKAHATQITVDGPFFALSNNNGNQIWASEPYRLVKGTPAPGPDGLEHDLFAGL, from the coding sequence ATGGTTGAGCTTGCTGAGCGCCGGCTGCTGCTGGTGCACGCCCACCCGGACGACGAAACCATCAACAACGGTGTGACGATGGCGCGGTACGTGGCCGAGGGAGCGCACGTCACCCTGATCACCTGCACCCTCGGCGAGGAGGGCGAGGTCCTCGTCCCCGAGCTCGCGCACCTGGCCTCCGACCAGGACGACGGCCTCGGCGAACACCGCATCGGCGAGCTCGCGAACGCGATGGCCGAGCTCGGTGTCACCGACCACCGGTTCCTCGGCGGCCCGGGCAAGTACCGCGACACCGGGATGATCTACAACGACGAGGGCAACGCGGACGTCCCGCCGCAGACCCGCAAGGACAGCTTCTGGCAGGCCGACCTGGTCGCAGCGGCGAACGATCTGGTCCCCGTGATCCGTGAGCTCCGTCCGCAGGTCCTGGTGACCTACGACGAGTGGGGCAACTACGGGCACCCCGACCACATCAAGGCGCACCGGGTCGCGATGTACGGCGCCGCGCTGGCCGCCGCGCGCTCCTACCGGGAGGATCTCGGCCCGGCCTGGGACATCCCGAAGATCTACTGGACCGCGATGGCCGAGTCCCGGATGCGCGAGCAGCTGCGGGCGCTCCGCGACGCCGGTGACACCACCACGTTCGAGGGCATGGACCCGGACGGCCCGATGCCGCCGATGATCACGCCGGACCGGCTGATCGACTGTGTGATCGAGGGCGAGGAGTTCATCGACCGGAAGATGAACGCGATGAAGGCGCACGCCACCCAGATCACGGTCGACGGCCCGTTCTTCGCGCTGTCGAACAACAACGGCAACCAGATCTGGGCCTCCGAGCCGTACCGGCTGGTCAAGGGGACTCCGGCGCCGGGCCCGGACGGTCTGGAGCACGACCTGTTCGCCGGCCTCTGA
- a CDS encoding GNAT family N-acetyltransferase: MSGPKVGLRARDIGHRVVVRHRIPGGLTDIIGVLQAWTPQLVTVRHTDGTVHDIPAADVTAAKPIPEMPLRPVDVEQLFLTTALGRPAVETSSIGHWLLRASAGWTGRGNSLLPDGDPGMPVADALQQAIAFYSAHRLPPQAQVRVGSPQDREIRALGWVDARPEQSDVLVMHTTLDHVNGLPEYDVHLTAQPDDAWYAAAFEGPVPDVAPKVLEGAAKAVFASITLDGTVAAVARGAMTGHWLGVDCVRVGADFRRRGLGTAIVQGLARWAGPLGGRRTYLEVLQENATAMATYTRLGYREAYRYRYLTGPVSRTR, encoded by the coding sequence GTGTCAGGCCCCAAAGTGGGACTTAGGGCCCGTGATATCGGCCACCGTGTCGTCGTCCGGCACCGCATTCCCGGCGGGCTGACCGACATCATCGGTGTGCTGCAGGCGTGGACCCCCCAGCTCGTCACCGTCCGGCACACCGACGGCACGGTGCACGATATCCCCGCCGCGGACGTGACCGCGGCCAAACCGATCCCCGAGATGCCGCTCCGCCCGGTCGACGTGGAACAGTTGTTCCTCACGACCGCGCTGGGTCGCCCGGCTGTCGAGACGTCGTCCATCGGCCACTGGTTGCTGCGGGCATCCGCCGGCTGGACCGGCCGCGGCAACTCGCTCCTGCCGGACGGGGACCCCGGTATGCCGGTCGCGGACGCCCTCCAGCAAGCGATCGCGTTCTACAGCGCGCACCGTCTGCCACCACAGGCCCAGGTCCGCGTCGGCAGTCCCCAGGACAGGGAGATTCGCGCCCTGGGGTGGGTCGATGCGCGCCCGGAGCAGTCCGACGTACTGGTCATGCACACCACGCTGGACCACGTGAACGGCCTGCCCGAGTACGACGTCCACCTGACCGCCCAGCCCGATGACGCGTGGTACGCGGCTGCCTTCGAAGGTCCGGTACCGGACGTGGCACCGAAGGTTCTCGAGGGCGCGGCGAAGGCCGTGTTCGCTTCGATCACGCTCGACGGCACCGTGGCCGCGGTCGCGCGCGGGGCGATGACCGGCCACTGGCTGGGCGTCGACTGCGTCCGGGTCGGCGCGGACTTCCGGCGCCGGGGACTCGGTACGGCGATCGTCCAGGGGCTGGCGCGCTGGGCAGGACCGCTCGGCGGCCGGCGTACCTATCTCGAGGTCCTGCAGGAGAACGCCACGGCGATGGCGACGTACACGCGCCTCGGCTACCGGGAGGCGTACCGCTACCGCTACCTGACCGGCCCGGTGAGCCGTACCCGCTAG
- a CDS encoding LuxR C-terminal-related transcriptional regulator: MSVYPAVPVVRREDFAPEVVCEVYELGSHRRAPAAVKELTSRQVTIGRMMATGAKDAAIAHELGLSLRTIRAEISALIAGLGAKSRFQAGCLLVRRFG, encoded by the coding sequence ATGTCGGTGTACCCGGCTGTTCCGGTGGTGCGGAGGGAAGACTTCGCGCCGGAGGTGGTCTGCGAGGTGTACGAGCTCGGATCGCACCGGCGCGCCCCCGCCGCGGTCAAGGAGCTGACCAGCCGCCAGGTGACCATCGGCCGGATGATGGCGACCGGTGCGAAGGACGCCGCGATCGCGCACGAGCTCGGGCTTTCGCTGCGGACGATCCGCGCCGAGATCAGCGCGTTGATCGCCGGCCTCGGCGCGAAGTCGCGCTTCCAGGCCGGGTGCCTGCTGGTCCGCCGGTTCGGCTGA
- a CDS encoding DMT family transporter: MAGDRQGSRHRAGPAVRLGAGALFISVSSVLIDLAATSPGTASFYRCALSLPFLAVAAWFERRRHRAPGRDEILLGLLGGAFFAGDMLLWTRAIAEVGAGLSTVVVNVQVIGVPLLAWAIDRETVPRRFVAWVPVMILGVALTAGLVDGGAAGTDPVRGTIHAVMAAACYSVFLYLLRRSGLEGRPIQNYFAVIASAAVVSLVAGWWWRGVDLTPGLRVIGWLMGVAVAGTVVGWLLVATYSPQLPSHVGAALLMLTPVGALALSSVVLHERPTVLQLIGSVLILGGAYFSGNRLRGRRTGRAPDRPGPAPESP, encoded by the coding sequence ATGGCTGGTGACCGGCAGGGCTCCCGGCACCGAGCCGGGCCCGCGGTTCGGCTCGGTGCCGGAGCACTGTTCATCTCGGTCTCGTCGGTCCTGATCGACCTGGCGGCGACGTCGCCGGGCACCGCCAGCTTCTACCGCTGCGCACTCTCCCTGCCGTTCCTCGCCGTGGCCGCATGGTTCGAGCGCCGGCGCCACCGCGCACCGGGCCGCGACGAGATCCTGCTCGGGCTGCTCGGCGGCGCCTTCTTCGCGGGCGACATGCTGCTGTGGACCCGCGCGATCGCCGAGGTCGGCGCGGGCCTGTCGACCGTCGTGGTCAACGTCCAGGTGATCGGCGTACCGCTGCTGGCCTGGGCGATCGACCGCGAGACGGTCCCACGGCGCTTCGTCGCCTGGGTGCCGGTGATGATCCTCGGGGTCGCGCTGACAGCCGGCCTGGTGGACGGCGGCGCGGCCGGCACGGATCCGGTCCGGGGGACGATCCACGCCGTGATGGCCGCCGCCTGCTACTCGGTCTTCCTGTACCTGCTGCGGCGCAGCGGCCTGGAAGGGCGCCCGATCCAGAACTACTTCGCCGTGATCGCGTCGGCCGCCGTGGTCTCGCTGGTCGCCGGGTGGTGGTGGCGCGGCGTCGACCTCACGCCCGGCCTACGGGTCATCGGCTGGCTGATGGGCGTGGCGGTGGCCGGAACCGTCGTCGGCTGGCTGCTCGTCGCGACGTACTCCCCGCAGCTGCCCAGTCATGTCGGGGCGGCCCTGCTCATGCTGACGCCGGTCGGCGCGCTCGCGCTCAGCTCTGTCGTGCTGCACGAGCGGCCGACCGTCCTGCAGCTGATCGGGTCGGTGCTGATCCTCGGCGGTGCGTACTTCTCCGGTAACCGGCTCAGAGGCCGGCGAACAGGTCGTGCTCCAGACCGTCCGGGCCCGGCGCCGGAGTCCCCTTGA